One stretch of Euphorbia lathyris chromosome 7, ddEupLath1.1, whole genome shotgun sequence DNA includes these proteins:
- the LOC136235863 gene encoding serpin-ZX, translating to MDLHQMIRDQTDLTLSFSKHIFSTHAKTSNSVFSPLSIHVVLGLIASGSKGPTLDQLLSFLNSKSTDHFNSFSSELLSVVFSDGSTLGGPRLSFANGVWVDKSLSLKPSFKQVVANVYKAASNNVDFQTKAVEVTNEVNAWAEKETSGLIKEVLPQGSVDNTTKLILANALYFKGAWKEKFDAGTTKDSDFYLSDGKSVSVPFMTSKKKQFIRAFDGFKVLGLPYKQGEDKRKFSMYFFLPDAKDGLLALVDKLGSESGFLNHHLPQQQVEVGDFKIPKFKIPYGFEASKVLKELGLLLPFSGEGDLTEMVDSVASGQLYVSSIFHKSFIEVNEEGTEAAAASAGVIKLRSLAFSDKIDFVADHPFLFMIREDMTGVVLFIGNVLDPSQAN from the exons ATGGACCTTCACCAGATGATCAGGGATCAAACCGACCTTACTTTATCCTTCTCCAAGCACATCTTTTCAACTCATGCCAAAACCTCTAACTCTGTCTTCTCCCCTCTCTCCATCCATGTCGTTCTCGGCCTGATTGCCTCTGGTTCCAAAGGTCCTACTCTCGATCAATTGCTATCCTTCCTCAACTCCAAGTCCACTGATCACTTCAATTCTTTCTCCTCGGAGCTCCTATCCGTCGTCTTCTCCGACGGAAGCACCTTAGGTGGACCACGCTTGTCGTTTGCGAATGGCGTTTGGGTCGATAAGTCTTTGTCTCTTAAGCCTTCTTTCAAACAGGTGGTGGCCAATGTCTACAAGGCTGCTTCTAATAATGTCGATTTCCAGACTAAG GCTGTTGAAGTGACTAATGAAGTAAATGCCTGGGCTGAAAAAGAGACCAGTGGCCTTATCAAGGAGGTTCTTCCCCAAGGTTCAGTTGACAATACAACAAAACTTATACTTGCAAATGCACTCTATTTCAAAGGAGCGTGGAAAGAAAAATTTGATGCAGGAACTACAAAAGACTCTGATTTTTACCTTTCGGATGGGAAGTCAGTTAGTGTGCCCTTTATGACTAGTAAGAAGAAACAATTCATCCGTGCATTTGATGGTTTCAAAGTCCTGGGGCTTCCTTATAAACAAGGTGAAGACAAACGCAAATTCTCCATGTACTTCTTCCTTCCTGATGCAAAAGATGGACTACTTGCTTTGGTGGATAAATTGGGTTCTGAATCTGGGTTCCTAAATCACCACCTTCCACAACAGCAGGTAGAAGTGGGCGATTTCAAGATTCCCAAATTTAAGATTCCCTATGGCTTTGAAGCATCCAAAGTTCTGAAGGAATTAGGTCTTCTGTTGCCATTCTCTGGTGAAGGAGATTTGACAGAGATGGTGGATTCCGTTGCTAGTGGACAACTCTATGTTTCAAGCATATTCCACAAATCCTTCATTGAAGTTAATGAAGAAGGCACTGAAGCAGCAGCTGCTTCTGCTGGTGTTATAAAATTGAGAAGTCTGGCTTTCTCTGATAAGATAGACTTTGTGGCTGACCATCCATTCTTGTTCATGATTAGAGAAGACATGACCGGGGTGGTCTTATTCATTGGCAATGTCCTCGACCCTTCACAGGCCAATTAA